The Flavobacteriaceae bacterium 3519-10 genome includes a window with the following:
- a CDS encoding putative outer membrane protein, probably involved in nutrient binding: MKISIKLSVLLMSLAVLSCKQLGDDLLTVDAPSSSSEAVIFSNPDLAKGAVDGIKVPMAETNSYRGRWIPFYGMNTDTEWLNSSESTSNDNADLVVYDPKPNNSQMNTANNVWAMMYSGIERANLCIRGLRTYGNPTPGSELGYLLGEALTLRAVYYSDLVKGWGDVPARFEPITTETVYMPKSSRDVIYKQLLADLAEAETLVPWPNGNAATASVERINKAFVKGLRARVAMAASGYSQYPDGIRRSNDPELSVATLYPLALQLCRDVINSGSAHLEPTFEGLWKKYNQEVLAAGNESLWEIPFSSGRGRVLFTFAVNHTNNNQYQQMGNNRGGQGGPLPNVFYDYDQTDQRRNVTCVPYKWGSAVAGKAKQEVGAFNRWYFGKYRFEWMNRLVTSTNDDGVNKIYMRYAEILLMAAEAANEIEGPAAAAPYLKQIRNRAFAPADRPVKVENYVNALTSKSAMFNAIVEEHKYEFTGEMERKLALIRWNLLGTRMADAKARLTELKNRTGRYEDVPSTLYYKYATDNETLIIYGLNRGEFTNPGTGWTAVDWTSLSDSKIASLYRNNPDTKQFWPIWQVFIDSSNGTLANDYGY, from the coding sequence ATGAAAATATCAATAAAACTTTCGGTCTTGCTGATGTCGCTCGCAGTACTCTCCTGCAAGCAGTTAGGCGACGACCTGCTTACTGTGGATGCGCCTTCGTCGTCCTCCGAAGCAGTTATATTCTCAAACCCTGACCTTGCGAAAGGCGCGGTGGACGGGATAAAGGTTCCGATGGCTGAAACCAACTCCTACAGAGGCAGATGGATTCCCTTCTATGGTATGAACACCGATACAGAATGGCTGAACTCGTCAGAATCTACTTCTAATGACAACGCCGATCTGGTAGTATATGATCCAAAACCGAACAACAGCCAGATGAACACGGCCAATAACGTATGGGCGATGATGTATTCCGGTATTGAAAGAGCAAACCTGTGTATCAGAGGATTGCGCACTTACGGAAACCCAACTCCGGGTTCTGAACTCGGTTATCTTTTGGGTGAAGCGCTTACTTTAAGAGCGGTTTATTATTCAGATCTTGTAAAAGGTTGGGGTGATGTTCCGGCCAGATTCGAGCCGATTACCACCGAAACAGTTTATATGCCTAAATCCAGCCGCGACGTAATTTACAAGCAGCTGTTAGCCGATCTTGCAGAGGCAGAAACTTTGGTTCCATGGCCTAACGGAAATGCGGCAACTGCATCTGTGGAAAGAATAAACAAGGCTTTCGTGAAAGGCCTCAGAGCCAGAGTTGCAATGGCAGCTTCTGGTTATTCGCAATATCCCGACGGAATCAGAAGAAGCAATGATCCTGAATTATCCGTGGCTACATTATATCCGCTGGCGCTGCAGCTCTGCCGCGATGTCATCAATAGTGGTTCTGCACACCTCGAACCTACGTTTGAAGGTCTTTGGAAAAAGTACAATCAGGAAGTTCTTGCTGCAGGAAACGAATCACTGTGGGAAATACCATTCTCATCAGGTAGAGGTCGTGTACTGTTTACATTCGCTGTAAACCACACGAATAATAACCAATACCAGCAAATGGGTAACAACAGAGGTGGACAGGGAGGTCCGTTACCGAACGTATTTTATGATTACGACCAAACTGACCAAAGACGGAACGTAACCTGCGTGCCTTACAAATGGGGCAGCGCAGTAGCCGGCAAAGCAAAACAGGAAGTTGGTGCATTCAACAGATGGTATTTCGGTAAATACCGATTCGAGTGGATGAACAGGCTTGTAACTTCAACCAATGACGATGGGGTAAACAAAATCTACATGAGATACGCTGAGATTCTTCTGATGGCAGCCGAAGCAGCGAACGAAATTGAAGGACCTGCCGCGGCAGCACCTTACCTCAAACAGATCAGAAACAGAGCATTTGCGCCTGCCGACCGACCTGTAAAAGTGGAGAACTATGTGAACGCACTTACTTCAAAATCTGCAATGTTCAACGCGATCGTGGAGGAACATAAGTATGAATTTACCGGCGAAATGGAGCGTAAACTCGCACTGATCAGATGGAATTTGCTCGGGACAAGAATGGCCGATGCTAAAGCAAGACTTACCGAACTGAAAAACCGAACCGGAAGATATGAAGATGTGCCTTCAACGCTGTATTATAAATATGCCACTGATAATGAGACGCTAATTATTTACGGCCTGAACCGTGGGGAATTTACAAACCCAGGCACCGGTTGGACTGCAGTGGACTGGACTTCGCTTTCAGATTCTAAAATTGCGTCACTGTACAGAAACAATCCGGATACTAAACAGTTCTGGCCGATCTGGCAGGTATTCATAGACTCAAGCAACGGAACTTTGGCTAATGATTATGGCTACTAG
- a CDS encoding Pectate lyase/Amb allergen, giving the protein MNRFLFILSWLLSITLINAQAANITQQSGSLESAYVKWDPVTGADSYNVYYSGAGITDRKIDTQLIRSYGTYFRADVLGLAAGSYTIKVVPVTEGVEGSPAVSNPIEVVAHDRNGFAHQGSRVPGAYNLDGTLKSNAVVIYITQNTKNTVTLNVTGATANPCVGLQTILDGFKKGKDSRPLAVRLIGNITDPSYLLSGDLVIENNNLATASMTLEGVGDDAYANGWGVRIKNASNVEVRNLGLMLTDASEGDNIGLQQGNDHIWVHNNDLFYGKSGGDADQAKGDGAMDVKKSTYVTLSYNHFWDSGKANLLGLSEGTAAGLYATYHHNWYDHSDSRHPRVRYYSAHVYNNYFDGNSKYGAGSTMGSSLFLEGNFFRNSKYPMLTSMQGSDIFSGPGTFSSENGGVIKAFNNTMSGQNRFVAYDAVNYPVEFDAYVATSRGEVLSSAIKAKKGGATYNNFDTDAAHYIKNLIVDEPEVAKAKVIQYAGRVDGGDMKWTFTSADDTSYDVNTGLRDMLINYNSSMVYVQGETPVVVSTQTLLIPENNDQTVPAGTPIQNMVFTWGGTANDVTVDGLPASGLTFTKNITAKTVTITGTPTADISFTVTTSGTAGTPVSGTGIVTIGEASTESTFIHNFTTDGKISSYYAISGNMNSTDGSNTYDGNILTKRLKIESATTINYTTAKKSTLTLVFDPTFAGKIKLNGTNYTVPAGAGGVITIPNVPAGATQILKGDTANLFYIKTVYDDVVLGTGVQNTRAELSVYPNPVTETVFIRTDENVRNVSIFSANGSLVKSADGNVKSIDVRGLTTGMYIVKIVTQSGTVTRKIIKK; this is encoded by the coding sequence ATGAACAGATTTCTATTCATTTTAAGTTGGCTTCTCAGCATTACGCTGATTAATGCGCAGGCTGCCAACATCACCCAACAAAGCGGCTCGCTGGAAAGCGCCTACGTAAAATGGGATCCCGTAACCGGCGCCGACAGTTATAACGTATATTATTCCGGCGCTGGAATTACCGACAGAAAAATTGACACCCAACTGATCCGCAGCTACGGCACCTATTTCCGTGCAGATGTGTTAGGTCTTGCCGCAGGTAGCTATACAATTAAAGTTGTACCGGTGACAGAAGGTGTAGAAGGAAGCCCCGCGGTTTCAAATCCAATAGAAGTAGTTGCTCATGACCGGAACGGCTTCGCACATCAGGGAAGCAGAGTGCCCGGCGCCTATAACCTCGATGGTACACTTAAAAGCAATGCAGTTGTAATATATATCACGCAGAATACTAAGAATACGGTTACACTTAACGTTACCGGCGCTACTGCAAATCCATGTGTAGGTCTTCAGACCATCCTCGACGGTTTTAAAAAAGGCAAAGACAGCAGACCGCTCGCCGTAAGACTCATTGGCAACATCACCGACCCGAGCTATCTGCTTAGCGGTGACCTCGTGATTGAAAATAACAACCTTGCAACTGCATCGATGACCCTCGAAGGTGTTGGCGATGATGCCTACGCAAACGGTTGGGGAGTACGGATTAAAAACGCTTCAAATGTAGAAGTCCGCAATTTGGGACTTATGCTTACGGATGCGTCCGAAGGCGACAACATTGGTCTGCAGCAGGGCAATGATCATATCTGGGTGCACAACAATGACCTGTTCTACGGAAAATCCGGTGGTGATGCAGACCAGGCGAAAGGCGACGGCGCAATGGACGTAAAAAAATCGACTTATGTAACCCTTTCATACAACCATTTCTGGGACAGCGGAAAAGCGAATCTTTTAGGTTTAAGTGAAGGTACGGCGGCCGGACTTTATGCCACCTATCATCATAACTGGTATGACCACTCAGATTCTCGTCATCCAAGAGTGCGTTATTACTCAGCACACGTTTATAATAACTATTTCGACGGCAATTCAAAATACGGCGCCGGATCTACGATGGGTTCTTCGCTTTTTCTTGAAGGGAACTTTTTCAGAAACAGTAAATATCCAATGCTGACTTCTATGCAGGGATCCGATATTTTTTCAGGTCCAGGTACGTTCTCCAGTGAAAACGGGGGTGTGATTAAAGCATTTAACAACACCATGAGCGGACAAAACAGATTTGTTGCTTACGACGCGGTGAATTATCCTGTAGAATTCGATGCCTATGTTGCCACAAGCAGAGGCGAAGTGCTGAGTTCAGCTATTAAAGCAAAAAAAGGCGGAGCAACCTACAATAACTTTGATACCGACGCGGCTCATTATATTAAAAACCTCATCGTTGATGAGCCCGAAGTTGCGAAAGCAAAAGTAATTCAGTACGCAGGCAGAGTTGATGGCGGCGATATGAAATGGACATTCACCTCGGCTGATGACACTTCATACGATGTGAATACAGGTCTTAGAGACATGCTGATCAACTATAACAGCAGCATGGTTTATGTTCAGGGAGAAACACCGGTGGTGGTAAGCACGCAGACGTTGCTGATCCCGGAAAATAACGACCAGACCGTGCCGGCAGGAACACCAATCCAGAACATGGTATTTACATGGGGCGGAACCGCAAACGATGTTACAGTTGACGGCTTACCAGCATCAGGCTTGACCTTCACGAAGAACATTACCGCTAAAACCGTAACCATCACTGGTACACCAACTGCCGACATTTCCTTCACAGTAACCACTTCAGGCACTGCAGGTACACCGGTTTCAGGTACTGGAATTGTTACCATTGGCGAAGCTTCAACGGAAAGCACCTTCATCCATAACTTCACGACCGATGGCAAAATCAGTTCCTACTACGCTATTTCCGGGAACATGAATTCTACCGACGGATCAAACACGTATGACGGTAACATACTAACAAAAAGGCTTAAGATTGAAAGTGCTACCACAATCAACTACACTACAGCTAAGAAATCTACACTTACGCTAGTATTCGATCCTACTTTCGCAGGTAAAATTAAACTCAACGGAACCAACTACACAGTTCCTGCAGGCGCCGGCGGAGTGATAACCATCCCTAATGTACCGGCGGGTGCCACCCAGATTCTTAAAGGTGATACTGCGAATCTGTTCTACATCAAAACAGTATATGACGACGTGGTTTTAGGAACCGGCGTACAGAACACCAGAGCAGAACTCAGTGTATATCCGAATCCGGTTACAGAAACTGTATTCATCAGAACGGATGAAAACGTGAGGAATGTAAGCATCTTCAGCGCCAACGGAAGTCTGGTAAAATCAGCGGATGGAAACGTGAAATCAATCGATGTACGTGGATTAACAACCGGCATGTATATCGTAAAGATCGTCACACAGTCCGGAACAGTAACCAGAAAGATCATCAAAAAGTAA
- a CDS encoding Pectate lyase/Amb allergen, whose protein sequence is MKKIFFIAACFLAVSTAHAQVPYQAVPEGYGAAATGGGTAAPVIVSDFASLRTNLTAAGPRVILVSGVINIPANQQISAVISNKSLIGLPGAKLVNENLSGSGILNLKNGSNNIIIRNLIFVGPGAYDNNGQDNLTNQGGTNVWIDHCEFQDGQDGNLDNVGQSDNITISWNKFTYLKPPVPGGSGGSNDHRFSNLVGSSATDKPADGHYSITYQSNYWGEGTRERMPRARNAQLHILNSYYYTSVPGAVGIGLGGGVSNSTVFVENTHFAKISSYFKNYVSSDGGSIAINFVNSLTGTSPVPGSMNIGTVSPPNYAYTVMPVADVAKYVADATCGAGATLQVSTAGVITPGQCSNMGTANISKAAVKLYPVPVKDILNIEVPGVKSSSMLVEIYAVDGKKVFTSSAPKMAGNRLNIDIGHLPKGAYYGRLQHGDRSFPLNFIKE, encoded by the coding sequence ATGAAGAAAATATTTTTTATTGCTGCATGCTTCCTGGCGGTATCCACTGCACATGCGCAGGTTCCGTACCAGGCAGTGCCAGAAGGTTACGGCGCAGCAGCAACGGGAGGTGGAACTGCGGCGCCGGTAATTGTCTCCGATTTCGCCTCATTACGTACAAATTTAACAGCTGCAGGGCCTCGCGTAATTTTGGTTTCAGGCGTAATTAATATTCCTGCCAATCAGCAGATCAGCGCGGTTATTTCTAATAAATCGCTGATCGGATTGCCCGGCGCTAAACTCGTGAACGAAAACCTGTCAGGGTCCGGAATTCTTAATTTAAAAAACGGATCCAACAATATCATCATCAGAAACCTGATTTTCGTAGGTCCGGGAGCATATGACAACAACGGTCAGGATAATCTCACGAACCAAGGCGGGACAAATGTATGGATCGATCATTGCGAATTTCAGGATGGGCAGGATGGAAACCTCGATAATGTAGGACAGTCGGACAACATCACCATTTCCTGGAATAAGTTCACTTATCTGAAACCTCCGGTACCGGGCGGTTCGGGCGGGAGTAATGACCACCGTTTTTCGAACCTCGTTGGATCGAGCGCGACGGACAAACCCGCTGATGGCCACTACAGTATTACGTACCAAAGCAATTACTGGGGCGAAGGAACCCGCGAAAGAATGCCACGTGCGCGCAATGCGCAACTTCATATCCTGAATTCTTATTACTACACGAGTGTACCGGGTGCTGTAGGAATCGGTTTGGGCGGCGGCGTAAGCAATTCGACTGTATTTGTTGAGAATACACACTTTGCCAAAATTTCATCGTACTTTAAAAATTATGTTTCCAGCGATGGCGGTTCTATCGCGATCAACTTTGTGAACAGTCTTACGGGAACTTCACCTGTCCCCGGATCGATGAATATCGGAACTGTAAGTCCGCCGAATTATGCATACACGGTGATGCCGGTTGCTGATGTGGCAAAGTATGTCGCAGACGCGACCTGTGGAGCAGGAGCCACACTTCAGGTAAGTACTGCCGGCGTTATAACGCCAGGACAGTGCTCCAATATGGGGACAGCAAACATCAGTAAGGCAGCTGTGAAACTTTACCCGGTTCCTGTGAAGGATATTCTTAACATTGAAGTTCCCGGTGTAAAAAGCAGTTCGATGCTTGTAGAGATTTACGCCGTTGACGGAAAGAAGGTTTTCACGTCATCAGCGCCAAAAATGGCGGGTAACAGATTGAACATCGATATTGGTCATCTGCCAAAAGGCGCCTACTATGGAAGGCTGCAACATGGCGACAGGTCATTTCCTTTGAATTTTATAAAAGAATAA
- a CDS encoding Pectinesterase: MKKNLLLIYLLIPVMSLFGQLTDVWDFGAQQLDPAQYNNKLTVSVINSWYNPAITPGTASTSNVFPSTFTAGELSWTGGNNDRLRTTNPALTRYDENIASVTSYTGRLYCNAIPTVTAGLPNARYFRMTLNADDEVKVISRGDTAGNLTFSFASDAAVQNDKFPTTTTSGAVTEATFVAKQTGTYFIYDAVAKGSFYRIYRKAAVYTSVSGTVDVSQAAGIPAGYSLVFTNAAGKSWSVPVSTNAYQVNLPVGFDYSVSLADASGFIVTSGENFSTVGASNILTHNISVASVSLYTVTGNITGLASQISNLTLTFTPDPASESIYVPSPVVNSAASTYSVQLAPNIQYAVSASGVNDYEITNNTLTITGDTTYNLNFAEKPKYAVNLDVSGLSTAQQAALNVTLTNLNEPGYVYSFSDLQNITLRNGVYKISVSGLDNFPVEMSLTSNLTVNGAAVNKSISFKPVTVWSFDDQQINTSTSAYYKGMQLNGQVTTVPASGHLTAKPGATLLVPVNPGEKVVVSYYYSANFSVEGGATFSTASNSTSITETMEYAYTGASAGNVTVAMGGAAGSTSYFTEIRTIPNVPYAAELTVGPGKQYASVNAALTAVSNMTRTEGQRVTISIDPGNYEEMLVISQPNVTLKNASSAPGTDILNQGTEISPNAVRITSYYGHGYNYYSMGANQKWNEEVLNVNKENGAYSYTNTGAGTTNGSFWNATVVLNAKGFEAENIIFENSFNQYISTKETQDVVVPWASGSPGARPSNLNNTSVQNKTLVERAAALAITASGDRAFLKNCRIIGRQDTFYGAQGARVAVYRGDVMGAVDFIFGGMTAVFYETKLVMNTSDQSSDLSYIVAPQQTSGRGFLMYNTTITSAQPITQTASAYRSKPGYFGRPWSANTSEAVFYNTTIETSDFPGFVGQSLVLPLGWQNSLGGTSPGMYEYGTTELSGVNNSGSRATWATSLSQPVLTDGTSITTLNFTKGNDGWDPFNDITLSTGVVKTDNGTAVYAVKNEVFVKAVKSETAVKVYTMSGLLYKTLNTSKDTNFTLPAGIWLVTVQNNKGTKSVKLRTN, translated from the coding sequence ATGAAAAAAAATTTACTCTTAATTTATCTCCTGATTCCGGTGATGTCGCTTTTTGGGCAGCTCACCGATGTATGGGATTTCGGAGCGCAGCAGCTGGATCCTGCGCAGTACAATAACAAACTCACCGTTTCAGTGATCAATTCGTGGTATAACCCTGCTATTACGCCGGGAACTGCAAGTACATCTAATGTTTTTCCTTCCACCTTTACTGCAGGCGAACTTTCGTGGACGGGTGGTAACAACGACAGGTTGCGGACCACGAACCCTGCATTGACGCGTTATGACGAAAACATTGCGTCCGTTACGTCGTACACCGGCAGATTGTACTGCAATGCGATTCCTACCGTCACCGCGGGTCTGCCCAACGCGAGGTATTTCCGAATGACTCTTAACGCGGACGATGAGGTAAAAGTAATTTCGAGAGGCGATACCGCTGGAAACCTTACTTTCAGTTTTGCGTCCGATGCGGCTGTTCAGAATGATAAATTCCCCACTACCACTACCTCGGGAGCTGTTACAGAAGCTACATTTGTTGCAAAACAAACCGGTACTTACTTTATTTATGATGCGGTGGCTAAAGGAAGTTTTTACCGCATTTACCGCAAAGCCGCAGTGTACACCTCCGTATCGGGAACCGTCGATGTTTCGCAGGCTGCAGGCATTCCGGCTGGATATTCACTCGTTTTCACAAACGCTGCGGGGAAGAGCTGGAGTGTGCCTGTAAGTACAAATGCTTATCAGGTGAACTTACCAGTGGGATTTGATTATAGTGTAAGTTTGGCGGATGCGAGCGGATTTATCGTTACTTCAGGCGAAAATTTCAGCACTGTTGGCGCTTCAAATATACTAACCCACAATATTTCTGTTGCTTCAGTAAGTCTTTATACGGTTACAGGCAATATCACAGGACTTGCCAGTCAGATTTCTAACTTAACACTCACATTTACGCCAGATCCTGCAAGTGAGAGTATTTATGTACCGAGCCCTGTGGTGAATTCAGCTGCGTCAACCTATTCAGTACAGCTGGCTCCGAATATTCAGTACGCGGTTTCAGCATCTGGAGTAAACGATTATGAAATCACAAATAATACGTTAACAATAACCGGCGACACAACTTATAACCTCAACTTTGCGGAAAAACCAAAATATGCGGTTAATCTGGATGTTAGCGGGCTAAGTACAGCGCAACAGGCCGCATTAAACGTTACATTGACAAACCTGAACGAACCTGGCTACGTGTACAGTTTTTCAGATCTTCAGAATATTACGCTGAGAAATGGAGTATACAAAATATCGGTTTCCGGACTCGATAATTTCCCTGTGGAAATGTCACTGACCTCAAACCTAACGGTTAACGGCGCTGCGGTGAATAAGTCGATTTCATTTAAACCTGTAACCGTTTGGTCATTTGATGATCAGCAGATTAACACTTCTACATCAGCGTATTACAAAGGCATGCAGCTTAATGGTCAGGTTACTACAGTTCCGGCATCAGGGCATTTAACGGCTAAACCGGGAGCAACGCTTTTGGTGCCTGTAAATCCGGGTGAAAAAGTGGTGGTGTCTTATTATTATTCAGCTAATTTTTCGGTTGAAGGCGGCGCTACATTTTCTACAGCTTCTAATTCCACTTCTATTACAGAAACAATGGAATATGCCTACACTGGGGCTTCCGCGGGAAATGTAACTGTAGCAATGGGTGGTGCAGCGGGTTCAACATCTTATTTCACTGAAATCCGAACCATTCCTAATGTGCCGTACGCCGCCGAGTTAACTGTTGGTCCCGGCAAACAGTACGCTTCAGTTAACGCAGCATTGACTGCGGTGTCGAACATGACAAGAACGGAAGGACAACGCGTGACGATCTCGATCGATCCGGGCAACTACGAGGAAATGCTTGTGATCAGCCAGCCGAATGTGACATTAAAAAATGCATCCTCAGCTCCAGGTACCGATATCCTTAATCAGGGAACCGAAATATCGCCAAACGCCGTGCGCATCACTTCGTACTATGGCCACGGCTATAATTACTATTCCATGGGTGCAAACCAGAAATGGAATGAAGAAGTGTTGAATGTAAACAAAGAAAACGGAGCTTATTCGTACACAAACACCGGCGCAGGCACAACAAACGGATCGTTCTGGAATGCTACCGTGGTGCTGAATGCCAAAGGCTTTGAAGCCGAGAATATCATCTTCGAAAATTCATTCAACCAATATATTTCAACAAAAGAAACCCAGGATGTTGTGGTTCCATGGGCTTCAGGAAGTCCGGGTGCCAGGCCTTCGAATTTAAATAATACATCAGTTCAGAACAAAACGCTTGTTGAAAGAGCTGCAGCGTTAGCTATCACCGCAAGTGGGGACCGTGCTTTTCTTAAAAACTGCCGAATTATTGGCCGTCAGGATACATTCTACGGCGCACAGGGCGCACGTGTGGCTGTTTACAGAGGCGACGTAATGGGTGCAGTAGATTTCATCTTTGGTGGAATGACTGCCGTGTTTTACGAAACGAAACTCGTAATGAACACGAGCGACCAGAGCAGTGATCTTTCATACATCGTTGCGCCGCAGCAGACCAGCGGACGAGGATTCTTAATGTATAACACAACCATCACTTCAGCGCAGCCTATTACGCAAACTGCTTCTGCGTACCGTTCGAAACCGGGTTATTTTGGCCGTCCATGGTCCGCGAATACAAGTGAAGCTGTGTTTTACAATACCACAATTGAAACAAGTGATTTCCCTGGATTTGTAGGTCAGTCTCTTGTATTGCCGCTCGGTTGGCAGAATTCACTCGGCGGAACTTCTCCGGGCATGTACGAATACGGCACGACGGAACTTTCGGGTGTAAATAATTCCGGAAGCCGCGCGACCTGGGCAACATCACTTTCCCAACCTGTACTTACGGACGGAACTTCGATCACCACTTTGAATTTCACCAAAGGAAATGATGGCTGGGATCCGTTTAACGACATTACATTGTCCACAGGAGTTGTAAAAACTGATAACGGTACGGCTGTTTATGCGGTGAAGAATGAAGTATTTGTAAAGGCGGTAAAAAGTGAAACGGCTGTAAAAGTTTATACGATGAGCGGTCTGCTTTACAAAACATTAAACACGTCGAAAGACACAAACTTCACACTGCCTGCAGGTATTTGGCTGGTAACAGTACAGAATAACAAAGGCACGAAAAGTGTAAAGTTAAGAACCAATTAA
- a CDS encoding probable lipase/esterase → MERFSTVAFLMCFSLVCAQIPRDSSFTDYSEQLKVRKKFPEAKLVSPVAANSVAVIENRVFTVVGKRELKLDAYLHKSVDKKPPVILIHGGGWKSGDRRMMKPLATALAEYGYHSFAIEYRLSGEAQYPAGIDDVISAIHYVKAHAEEFNIDSAKIVVLGTSSGGQMASLIGTKYPDKVAAVINIDGILAFHHPDSEEGAAAAAWLGGTFDEKPEIWKDASPLTHVSSKSAPVLFIGSQYTRFQAGREDMIKLLNNHSVYSHTQLIENSPHTFWMFEQWFDPVLGYITGFLNKQFSPQQIIHSK, encoded by the coding sequence ATGGAGCGTTTTTCCACAGTGGCTTTTCTGATGTGTTTTTCTCTGGTCTGTGCGCAGATTCCCAGAGACAGTTCCTTTACAGATTATTCTGAACAACTGAAAGTACGGAAGAAATTCCCTGAAGCTAAATTGGTTTCACCTGTGGCCGCCAACTCTGTTGCCGTAATTGAAAACCGAGTTTTTACAGTTGTCGGTAAACGCGAACTTAAGTTAGATGCGTATCTGCATAAATCAGTTGACAAAAAACCACCCGTGATCCTTATTCATGGTGGCGGATGGAAATCCGGGGACAGGCGGATGATGAAGCCCCTCGCTACTGCGTTGGCTGAGTATGGATATCACTCTTTTGCAATTGAATACAGGCTTTCAGGAGAAGCGCAGTATCCCGCAGGAATTGATGATGTGATCAGTGCGATACATTATGTGAAAGCCCATGCCGAGGAATTCAATATAGATTCGGCCAAGATTGTCGTTTTAGGAACATCTTCCGGCGGACAGATGGCTTCGTTAATCGGTACGAAATATCCTGATAAAGTGGCGGCAGTGATCAACATCGATGGAATTCTCGCTTTTCATCATCCCGATTCCGAAGAAGGTGCTGCAGCAGCGGCTTGGCTTGGCGGAACTTTCGACGAAAAACCCGAAATTTGGAAGGATGCCTCACCTTTAACGCACGTGAGCAGCAAATCTGCGCCGGTTCTGTTTATCGGGAGTCAGTACACACGTTTTCAGGCAGGAAGGGAAGACATGATAAAACTGTTGAATAATCACTCAGTTTATTCACATACACAATTAATAGAAAATTCACCACATACTTTCTGGATGTTTGAACAGTGGTTTGATCCGGTATTAGGTTATATTACGGGTTTTCTTAATAAGCAGTTCAGTCCTCAGCAAATTATTCATTCAAAATAA